One segment of uncultured Umboniibacter sp. DNA contains the following:
- the kdsB gene encoding 3-deoxy-manno-octulosonate cytidylyltransferase: MSSQLSFAVVIPARYQSSRFPGKPLVDILGKPMIQHVWERCTEAVGAELVYVATDSEEIQSAVEAFGGQVVMTSSTCLTGTDRLAEANVALKRDFLINVQGDEPLINPADITRVIERYQDCPEQIVNAMAAIHSEEEFRSNSVPKVVASKSGRLMYMSRAAIPTTKELAFEGSFKQVCIYAFSAAHLEFFASSGEKTPVENLEDIEILRFLENDVPVQMVEVDSASIAVDFPEDVERVVHQIKSMSRC, translated from the coding sequence ATGAGTTCACAGTTGAGTTTTGCGGTAGTGATACCCGCACGTTATCAGTCCAGCCGATTCCCAGGTAAGCCCTTGGTTGATATTTTGGGTAAGCCAATGATTCAACACGTGTGGGAGCGTTGTACTGAAGCGGTAGGCGCTGAATTGGTATATGTGGCAACGGATAGCGAAGAAATTCAATCCGCTGTTGAAGCCTTTGGCGGGCAGGTGGTGATGACGTCGTCCACGTGTCTCACCGGTACCGATCGCCTTGCAGAAGCAAATGTTGCGCTAAAGCGCGACTTTTTGATTAATGTGCAGGGTGATGAGCCATTGATTAATCCTGCTGATATTACTCGCGTCATTGAACGCTATCAGGATTGCCCTGAGCAAATTGTTAACGCGATGGCGGCAATCCACTCCGAGGAAGAGTTTCGGTCTAACTCCGTACCCAAGGTGGTCGCTTCAAAAAGTGGCCGCCTGATGTATATGAGCCGTGCGGCGATTCCTACTACCAAGGAATTAGCCTTTGAGGGTTCCTTTAAACAGGTGTGTATTTATGCCTTCAGTGCGGCGCACTTGGAATTCTTCGCCAGTAGCGGCGAGAAGACGCCCGTTGAAAATCTTGAGGATATTGAGATTCTCCGTTTCCTCGAAAACGATGTTCCCGTTCAGATGGTGGAAGTAGATAGCGCGAGCATAGCGGTAGACTTTCCTGAGGATGTGGAGCGAGTAGTCCATCAGATTAAGTCCATGTCTCGATGTTGA
- a CDS encoding HAD hydrolase-like protein → MHPLFEYDLVIFDCDGVILDANQLKIAAMERAVLKHGFSVSEAADCKQYFSENFGKSRFHHVRYFVENILPVQPSSAEEVYQSIIDEFAAQCRESYADAPITPGFEVMLNKLTDKKAVASGSEQQELRALFANRGMSQHYENILGSPTAKNDNVATLLAEIPHSRAVMVGDAVADYEAAQANGIDFIAYVPYSNVPKRMKALAAEQNFPCLDEWPR, encoded by the coding sequence ATGCACCCGTTATTTGAATATGACTTGGTAATCTTTGATTGCGACGGTGTGATCCTAGATGCCAATCAGCTCAAAATCGCTGCGATGGAAAGGGCCGTGCTTAAGCACGGCTTTTCTGTGTCCGAGGCGGCAGACTGCAAGCAATATTTTAGTGAGAACTTTGGTAAGTCGCGCTTTCATCATGTGCGTTACTTTGTAGAGAATATCCTGCCCGTTCAGCCCTCTAGCGCCGAAGAAGTCTATCAATCCATTATTGATGAATTCGCTGCACAGTGCCGTGAAAGCTACGCGGATGCGCCCATTACGCCTGGATTTGAAGTCATGCTTAATAAATTGACGGATAAAAAGGCCGTGGCCAGTGGCTCTGAACAGCAGGAGCTTCGAGCGCTGTTTGCGAACCGAGGCATGAGTCAGCATTATGAAAATATTCTCGGCTCACCCACAGCAAAAAATGACAATGTCGCGACATTGCTAGCGGAAATTCCCCATAGTCGTGCTGTGATGGTTGGCGATGCCGTAGCGGATTATGAAGCGGCGCAGGCGAATGGGATTGATTTCATCGCTTATGTACCCTATTCGAATGTTCCAAAGAGAATGAAAGCGTTGGCGGCGGAGCAGAATTTCCCCTGTTTGGATGAGTGGCCGAGGTAA
- a CDS encoding mannose-1-phosphate guanylyltransferase/mannose-6-phosphate isomerase, with the protein MKVTPVIMAGGSGTRLWPLSRSWFPKQFLSLAGSDSMLQSTVSRSEPLGAAAPILLCNADHRFLVAEQLRANKVEGARIILEPAARNTAPAIALAALDVLAKGDDSLMLVLAADHVIKNEAAFADAVNKAQPLADAGQVVTFGIVPNAPETGYGYIQCGAANDDGFAVNRFVEKPNLEVAKQYLAEGGYLWNSGMFLVKASVYLEELKQYAPEIYKACLASYDNKADDLDFVRVGEEDFLACPDDSIDYAIMEKTTKAVVVPMDAEWSDVGSWSALWELDEKCGDGNSKHGDVILHDTKNSLVHGTSRLVSTIGVEGLIVVETKDAVMVAAKDRVQDVKAVVAELKAQDRTEHIHHREVYRPWGHYDSIDSGERYQVKRITVKPGAKLSVQMHHHRAEHWIVVSGTAKVTNGDNELLLTENQSTYIPVGVIHALENPGKVDLELIEVQSGSYLGEDDIVRFDDRYGRA; encoded by the coding sequence ATGAAAGTTACCCCAGTAATTATGGCAGGCGGATCCGGCACTCGTTTATGGCCGTTGTCACGCTCATGGTTCCCTAAGCAGTTTCTAAGTTTAGCGGGTTCAGACAGTATGCTACAAAGTACGGTCTCTCGCTCGGAGCCTCTGGGTGCAGCGGCGCCTATCTTGCTTTGTAATGCAGATCACCGCTTTTTAGTTGCTGAGCAACTCCGTGCGAATAAGGTTGAAGGCGCCCGTATTATCCTTGAGCCTGCTGCACGTAATACCGCTCCAGCCATTGCCTTAGCAGCCCTAGATGTGTTGGCTAAGGGCGATGATAGTCTGATGCTAGTTTTAGCTGCCGATCATGTTATTAAAAATGAAGCAGCGTTCGCCGATGCGGTGAATAAAGCACAACCTCTTGCAGACGCTGGGCAAGTCGTGACGTTTGGTATTGTGCCGAACGCACCGGAGACGGGTTATGGTTATATTCAGTGTGGCGCCGCGAATGATGATGGCTTTGCGGTAAATCGCTTCGTTGAAAAGCCAAACCTTGAGGTTGCTAAACAGTACCTTGCCGAGGGCGGCTATCTATGGAATAGCGGCATGTTCTTGGTGAAAGCATCCGTTTACCTTGAAGAGCTCAAGCAGTATGCACCGGAAATCTATAAAGCCTGTTTAGCGTCCTACGATAACAAGGCTGACGACTTAGATTTCGTCCGTGTGGGTGAGGAGGATTTCTTAGCGTGCCCGGATGACTCTATTGATTATGCCATTATGGAAAAAACGACTAAAGCCGTTGTTGTTCCTATGGATGCCGAATGGAGCGACGTAGGCTCGTGGAGTGCACTGTGGGAGCTGGACGAGAAGTGTGGTGACGGCAACTCTAAGCACGGTGACGTTATCCTTCACGATACCAAAAACTCCCTAGTACACGGTACCAGCCGTTTGGTTTCTACCATTGGTGTTGAGGGTTTGATTGTAGTTGAAACCAAGGATGCGGTCATGGTTGCGGCCAAGGATCGTGTTCAGGATGTTAAGGCGGTGGTTGCCGAGCTTAAGGCTCAGGATCGTACCGAGCACATTCACCATCGTGAAGTTTATCGTCCTTGGGGGCATTACGATTCTATCGATAGCGGTGAGCGTTATCAGGTTAAGCGTATTACCGTTAAGCCGGGTGCTAAGTTGTCGGTGCAGATGCACCACCACAGAGCCGAGCATTGGATTGTGGTATCCGGTACCGCTAAGGTGACCAACGGCGATAATGAACTGCTATTAACCGAGAATCAAAGCACCTATATCCCAGTAGGCGTCATTCACGCGCTGGAGAACCCGGGGAAAGTTGACCTTGAGCTGATTGAAGTTCAGTCAGGTTCTTACCTTGGTGAAGACGATATTGTTCGTTTTGATGATCGTTACGGCCGCGCTTAA
- a CDS encoding putative capsular polysaccharide synthesis family protein, producing the protein MDITIKRELVVVYTVGKVASSTISESIKAAGLQCYDVHVMEHSRLLNVMKTHARDNVFPPPHIAQSLLIRRDFFSKYSNVKLISLIRDCPSRNVSCVFQNLPKDEAVSVEEVSEQLLAMHFNPFSPWFRKELLEVTGIDVMATPFDRDAKWQRYSRGRFELLLMRTDLADDEKSQQLENYLGISVPLLHSNVGAKKWYSELYNRFNSSGELSEKWINSAIDNKFMRHFFHDYEREKLRTKYSSFVRV; encoded by the coding sequence ATGGATATTACAATTAAGCGTGAGCTGGTAGTAGTGTATACCGTTGGCAAAGTAGCTTCTTCCACGATATCAGAATCAATTAAGGCGGCAGGATTACAGTGTTATGACGTCCATGTAATGGAGCATTCTCGACTTTTGAATGTGATGAAAACACACGCTAGAGATAATGTATTCCCGCCGCCTCACATAGCCCAATCCCTTCTTATTCGTCGTGATTTCTTTTCTAAGTACAGCAATGTTAAATTAATTAGCCTGATTCGTGACTGCCCGTCTCGAAACGTGAGTTGTGTGTTTCAAAACCTTCCTAAGGATGAAGCTGTTTCGGTGGAGGAAGTTTCCGAACAATTGTTAGCTATGCACTTTAACCCATTCTCACCATGGTTTAGAAAAGAGTTGCTTGAAGTAACAGGTATAGACGTAATGGCGACCCCTTTTGATCGTGATGCTAAATGGCAGCGCTATAGTCGAGGGCGATTCGAATTACTGTTGATGCGAACGGATTTAGCCGACGATGAAAAGTCACAGCAACTTGAAAACTACCTCGGAATATCGGTGCCGCTATTACACTCAAATGTGGGCGCGAAAAAATGGTATTCCGAGTTGTATAACCGCTTTAATTCTTCTGGGGAATTATCGGAAAAATGGATTAATAGTGCTATTGATAACAAATTCATGCGACATTTTTTCCATGACTATGAAAGGGAAAAGTTGCGTACTAAATATTCTAGTTTTGTTCGAGTCTAG
- a CDS encoding putative capsular polysaccharide synthesis family protein, which produces MQDMLVVYTMGKVASTTISEAIEQAGRPCYDVHTLIESGLLNDLHNFSDTNSLPPKHFGQSLTIFRDFANPKQKVKIITCVRDPFARNLSAIFQNLPQGAEISLAGITQRLEVTNPDKPGAWMRKDFLQSTGIDLLKQPFDTVQKYAKYSLGRFEILVLRVDLDDRLKEKIISDFVGVEVKLERKNDASEKWYQTIYADYLANGRIGRDWIEACVNSHYIKHYFSHDEVQRIQTKARRFYL; this is translated from the coding sequence ATGCAAGACATGTTAGTGGTATACACAATGGGTAAGGTTGCTTCCACTACAATTTCGGAGGCTATCGAGCAGGCTGGGCGTCCCTGTTACGATGTTCATACCCTAATAGAATCAGGCTTACTAAACGATTTGCATAATTTTTCGGATACCAACAGTCTTCCACCGAAGCACTTTGGTCAGTCGCTGACAATATTTCGAGATTTCGCTAACCCTAAGCAAAAAGTGAAAATTATCACCTGTGTTAGAGATCCCTTCGCTCGAAATTTGAGCGCAATATTTCAAAACCTTCCCCAGGGTGCCGAGATTAGTCTAGCGGGCATTACTCAGCGTTTAGAGGTGACTAACCCAGATAAGCCTGGCGCTTGGATGCGGAAAGACTTTTTGCAGTCAACAGGGATAGACTTACTGAAGCAGCCCTTTGACACGGTTCAAAAATACGCCAAGTACAGTTTAGGACGGTTTGAGATTTTGGTACTCAGGGTGGATCTTGATGATCGGCTTAAAGAAAAGATAATTTCAGACTTCGTTGGTGTCGAAGTCAAGCTGGAGCGGAAGAATGACGCGTCTGAAAAATGGTATCAAACGATTTATGCAGATTATTTAGCCAATGGCCGGATTGGACGTGATTGGATAGAAGCCTGCGTTAATTCCCATTACATCAAGCATTATTTTAGTCATGATGAAGTCCAACGTATACAGACAAAAGCACGGCGGTTCTATTTATAA